One region of Cydia pomonella isolate Wapato2018A chromosome 9, ilCydPomo1, whole genome shotgun sequence genomic DNA includes:
- the LOC133521660 gene encoding uncharacterized protein LOC133521660, which translates to MDLDSPAVGEETSASSSESEILFDGTFFSKITSKTTNSSTVAACVKCLPLNVEVKGYKKCSSNFIKHLKRKHGPDCVEEYKSYCIQKKRKKPQSTSVQNRQVLKTSSSYSQEEFDSDVVKFFLHSMIPLSCVEDPHFIRILKRLHVDSLGLTIMSRTTLTRRINQHYDDQVKVIKDLMSRVNFICATADIWSSRKRSFLGLTAHWIDPDTFLRSSRALACRRFPGVHNYERITNLLRDILHEFDLDLPKIVAITTDNGSNFVKAFKEFGVHPGSIETNDNCETVSNVSNDDIEEEPLMISDSNKGCIDFLNDHALLPYHMRCCSHTLNLIATTDLKHLLTTDTALSNIHKSVIDKCNRLWKMANRPKSSEIIQNILGHNLSRPGETRWNSMYDALKQILSIKEKNSVLHEGLGLENPLRNTDFNYIEEYLSCLKPVAAVLDILQGENNTYYGLLLPTLLMLKKKVHALQQNNYQYCKPIAVQLLKQVQSRFDDLLKLTGPAAEKAIIAAHSYPRFKNSWYQCVDSEHHARLKNMFLTAVSEESQHHSNIEPEIFQHTHDFDDAFYDFSNSNSDSNTSGGSGGHSIRAEYCILGYLSDTSRSLDILNKYPEIKKVFLKYNTPLTSSAPVERLFSYATMTNTPKSNRLTDENFERRVILKANLNNEKHS; encoded by the coding sequence ATGGATTTGGATTCACCAGCTGTCGGCGAAGAAACATCAGCCTCAAGTTCCGAATCTGAAATTTTATTTGATGGTacgtttttttccaaaattacgTCTAAAACAACAAATTCGTCCACTGTGGCAGCGTGCGTGAAATGTTTACCATTAAACGTTGAAGTAAAAGGCTATAAAAAATGCTCTTCCAACTTCATTAAACACCTGAAGAGAAAACATGGACCTGACTGTGTTGAAGAATACAAATCATATTGCATacagaagaaaagaaaaaagccGCAATCAACATCAGTTCAAAATCGTCAAGTGCTTAAAACTAGCAGCTCTTACTCTCAAGAAGAGTTTGATAGCGACgtagtaaaattttttttacattcgaTGATACCACTCAGTTGTGTAGAAGATCCACATTTCATTCGAATCTTAAAGAGACTGCATGTCGACAGTTTGGGATTGACTATTATGAGTCGTACAACTTTGACCCGTCGTATAAATCAACATTATGATGATCAAGTTAAAGTAATTAAAGATTTAATGAGCAGGGTAAATTTTATCTGTGCAACTGCAGATATCTGGTCCAGCCGGAAAAGAAGTTTTTTAGGCCTGACGGCACATTGGATCGATCCTGATACTTTTCTAAGATCATCGAGGGCATTGGCATGTCGGAGATTCCCGGGAGTGCATAATTATGAACGCATAACTAATCTACTAAGAGACATTTTACATGAATTTGACTTAGATTTGCCTAAGATTGTTGCTATTACTACAGATAATGGTAGCAATTTTGTTAAGGCTTTTAAAGAATTCGGAGTTCACCCAGGTAGCATAGAAACAAATGACAATTGTGAGACCGTTTCTAATGTCTCTAATGATGATATCGAAGAAGAGCCCTTGATGATTTCAGATTCAAATAAAGGTTGTATTGACTTTTTAAATGATCATGCACTGCTACCGTATCATATGCGATGCTGTTCCCATACTTTGAATCTGATAGCCACAACAGATTTAAAACATTTACTTACCACTGACACTGCTCTGTCCAACATTCATAAGAGTGTAATAGATAAATGTAATCGTCTTTGGAAAATGGCGAATCGTCCCAAAAGCTCTGAAATCATCCAAAATATATTGGGACATAATCTTAGTCGACCAGGCGAAACTCGTTGGAACAGTATGTATGATGCCCTAAAGCAAATTTTATcgattaaagaaaaaaacagtGTTCTACATGAAGGGCTCGGTTTGGAAAATCCGCTGCGTAATACAGATTTCAATTATATAGAAGAATATCTGTCTTGTTTGAAACCCGTAGCAGCAGTACTGGATATTCTTCAAGGagaaaataatacctattacgGTTTATTGCTACCAACACTACTGatgcttaaaaaaaaagtacatgccCTACAGCAAAACAATTATCAATATTGTAAACCAATTGCGgttcaattattaaaacaagtgCAGAGTCGTTTCGACGATTTATTGAAACTTACAGGACCTGCAGCAGAAAAAGCAATTATCGCCGCTCACAGCTATCCCAGGTTCAAGAACTCATGGTACCAATGCGTGGATTCCGAACATCACGCTaggttaaaaaatatgtttttgacgGCTGTATCGGAGGAATCTCAACATCATTCAAATATCGAGCCTGAGATATTTCAACATACACATGACTTTGATGACGCGTTTTACGATTTCAGTAATTCAAATAGTGACAGCAACACtagcggcggcagcggcggacACTCAATCAGAGCAGAATATTGTATATTAGGATATCTATCAGATACATCACGGTCATTAGATATCCTGAACAAATATCCTgagataaaaaaagtttttctgaAGTATAATACACCTCTGACCTCTTCAGCTCCCGTAGAACGACTGTTCTCTTATGCGACTATGACAAATACTCCAAAAAGCAACCGATTAACAGACGAGAACTTTGAGCGACGAGTTATATTAAAAGCCAACTTGAATAATGAAAAACATTCTTAA